From a region of the Leptospira montravelensis genome:
- the creC gene encoding two-component system sensor histidine kinase CreC yields the protein MGFYYLIDKTEDSIRPRYMETVEESLNDTAHILSAIVEEQLKHNPRAFTKFQTTLDSLFSPVFENTNRRSFNAKIYSLLKTNTDIQVYITDEKGIVIYDSEVYRKGLDYSKFNDVYLTLQGKYGARSSKLLDKEGEGALFVASPIRFNNQIVGVLTVIKPKTGVIPFIEEAKRKFWRISLLVASAIAILFSLLAYLFFRPILSLSQYVSSLRKKEKVVFPKIGIRELNELGKEVDLLVEEIEGKKYIESYVQTLTHEIKSPLSSILASVELLQSHPNESIRLTKNIHEEAKRIQNLIEQMLELSSLEGKKSISLDDNVLLYDLVQEVLINFKSEMEWKAVKIFVKCENSKWELKGNRNYLYLAIENLIRNSIDFANKNDVINIDIQEEMEGFIRFSVLDEGQRIPDYALERVTEKFYSLPRPTNNRKSSGLGLSIVSQIVDLHGGRLEIKNREPRGVSVSISFPKT from the coding sequence ATTGGTTTTTATTATTTAATCGATAAAACAGAAGATTCAATACGGCCTCGTTATATGGAAACTGTCGAGGAATCTTTAAACGATACAGCTCATATTTTGTCTGCAATTGTAGAAGAACAATTGAAACATAATCCACGAGCGTTTACAAAGTTCCAAACAACGTTAGACTCCCTATTTTCTCCAGTTTTTGAAAATACTAACAGACGATCTTTTAATGCAAAAATATATTCCCTTCTAAAAACGAATACTGATATTCAAGTTTATATTACGGATGAAAAAGGAATTGTCATTTATGATTCGGAAGTTTACCGCAAAGGTCTCGACTATTCAAAGTTTAATGATGTTTATTTGACTCTACAAGGAAAGTATGGAGCAAGATCCAGTAAACTTCTGGATAAGGAAGGAGAGGGAGCATTATTTGTAGCTTCACCCATTCGATTCAATAATCAAATCGTTGGAGTGCTTACTGTAATTAAACCCAAAACAGGTGTGATTCCTTTCATTGAGGAAGCAAAAAGAAAGTTTTGGCGTATTTCACTTCTTGTGGCCTCTGCGATTGCTATTTTATTTAGTTTGTTAGCGTATTTATTTTTTCGTCCCATTTTAAGTCTTTCTCAATATGTTTCGTCTCTTCGGAAAAAAGAGAAGGTAGTATTTCCCAAAATTGGGATTCGTGAGTTAAATGAATTAGGTAAAGAAGTGGATTTACTTGTAGAAGAAATTGAAGGAAAAAAATATATAGAATCGTATGTACAAACCTTAACACATGAAATCAAAAGTCCTCTTTCCTCCATATTAGCTTCTGTAGAACTTTTACAATCTCATCCAAACGAATCTATCAGACTTACCAAAAATATTCACGAGGAAGCTAAACGAATACAAAATCTCATTGAACAAATGTTAGAACTTTCTTCATTAGAAGGTAAAAAATCTATCTCTTTGGATGATAATGTTCTATTGTATGATTTGGTTCAGGAAGTTTTAATAAATTTCAAATCAGAAATGGAATGGAAGGCTGTAAAGATTTTTGTAAAATGTGAAAATAGTAAGTGGGAGCTAAAAGGAAATCGTAATTATTTATATTTGGCTATCGAAAACTTAATCAGAAACTCCATCGATTTTGCCAATAAAAACGATGTCATTAATATCGATATCCAGGAAGAAATGGAAGGTTTCATTAGGTTTTCTGTTTTGGACGAAGGTCAAAGGATTCCTGACTATGCTTTGGAGAGAGTTACCGAAAAATTTTATTCATTGCCAAGACCAACTAACAATCGTAAAAGTTCTGGTTTGGGTCTAAGTATTGTAAGTCAAATTGTGGATTTACATGGTGGTAGATTGGAAATCAAAAATCGTGAACCTCGTGGAGTATCTGTATCGATAAGTTTTCCAAAAACTTAA
- a CDS encoding response regulator: protein MTKILLIEDEPGIQETIQITLESEGFFVFLASTGKQGLLLLSNDISLIILDIGLPDQNGFEVLKEIRKSFQTPVIFLTARNTEIDKVLGLEIGADDYIVKPFSPRELLARIRAILRRTLPTQLIENSKFKISLDKKLVYLNGKSLNLSPYEYKTLELFFKWPGRIFTREEIMDNVWTEPEDSFDRAVDTVIKNIRARFKELEPDFDPIETRRGQGYGLKEKI from the coding sequence ATGACAAAAATACTTCTGATTGAGGATGAACCGGGAATTCAGGAAACCATTCAAATCACCTTGGAGTCAGAAGGATTTTTTGTATTTTTAGCATCCACGGGGAAACAAGGTTTGTTACTCCTCTCCAATGATATATCTTTGATTATTCTAGATATTGGATTACCTGACCAAAATGGATTTGAAGTATTAAAAGAAATTCGGAAATCCTTTCAAACGCCTGTTATATTTCTTACTGCAAGAAATACTGAGATAGATAAAGTATTGGGTTTGGAAATTGGAGCTGACGATTATATTGTCAAACCTTTTAGTCCCAGAGAACTTTTGGCAAGGATACGGGCTATATTGCGAAGAACATTGCCTACTCAGCTTATAGAAAATTCAAAATTTAAAATTTCATTGGATAAAAAGTTAGTTTATTTGAATGGAAAATCATTAAACCTATCTCCTTACGAATACAAAACGTTGGAATTGTTTTTTAAATGGCCAGGTCGAATTTTTACAAGAGAAGAAATTATGGACAATGTTTGGACAGAACCGGAAGATAGTTTCGACCGCGCAGTGGATACAGTAATTAAAAACATCCGCGCTAGATTTAAAGAATTGGAACCAGACTTCGATCCCATTGAAACAAGAAGGGGACAAGGTTATGGATTAAAGGAAAAGATATGA
- a CDS encoding gamma-glutamyltransferase family protein produces the protein MANFFKFLCTFFTFLFLFQCLGSRRPLVPSYVDPQGSLREVALGKKYMVATGNPLATKVAIKVLESGGNAVDAAVAALLVLNVTNGEAASFPSVAPTLVYDQKTGQVKSYIGAGTAPKKATIEWFKENGYDVMPKNSILSQLLPASPDVIVRLLQDHGTKSFSELVQPAIAVAEEGFPANRILVKNLDLPLYKRLGFTIIMPYNSEVYLEKKWWYGIREGELTKRSDLAKTWRSMANEEVESLKKGKSRKQALESVRDYFYKGPVSDAIVKLHSEKNGLFTKEDLASYTGGWEKPVTGEFGEYKILSNQTWTQGPVVPMVLQLLDGINLKAMGHNSPEYIHTVSQAIELVISDREKYFGDPKFLDVPLEGLLSKKYASVRRMLIQKDAFGMTPPFGNPWMFDSKKTTSSNLQPNETKDQTVSEIKYGKDTTYLSIIDPAGNAVSLTPSDFPQSPMVPGTGLTLGIRMTQFRLDPNHPSSLAPGKRPRITPNPGMVLKKGKLWMSFGTPGGDVQSQAMIQFFLNVIVFGMDPQKAVEAPRFRSVNWPDSFSPHTYRPGGIELEESLYNSVSDSLKAKGYKVYKKGHLDNDFGAVCAVLNEDKRLIGVADPREESWAEGK, from the coding sequence ATGGCCAATTTCTTTAAGTTTTTATGCACTTTTTTTACGTTTCTTTTTTTGTTTCAATGTTTAGGAAGTCGTAGACCACTCGTTCCCTCTTATGTAGATCCGCAAGGTAGTTTGCGTGAAGTTGCTCTTGGAAAAAAGTATATGGTAGCGACAGGGAATCCACTGGCAACGAAGGTCGCAATCAAGGTTTTAGAAAGTGGAGGAAATGCAGTTGATGCAGCAGTGGCCGCATTGCTTGTGTTAAATGTCACTAATGGCGAAGCAGCCAGTTTTCCATCGGTTGCTCCCACTTTAGTTTATGATCAAAAAACAGGACAAGTAAAAAGTTATATAGGTGCTGGAACGGCACCAAAAAAAGCAACCATCGAATGGTTTAAAGAAAACGGTTATGATGTGATGCCTAAAAATTCTATATTAAGTCAATTATTGCCAGCCTCGCCAGATGTCATCGTACGACTGTTACAAGATCATGGAACAAAATCTTTTTCTGAATTAGTGCAACCGGCTATTGCGGTTGCAGAAGAAGGTTTTCCTGCAAATCGGATCTTGGTGAAAAACTTAGACTTACCTTTATACAAACGATTGGGATTTACAATCATCATGCCTTATAATTCCGAAGTGTATTTGGAAAAAAAATGGTGGTATGGAATTCGCGAAGGAGAACTAACCAAACGATCAGATCTTGCAAAAACTTGGCGTTCTATGGCTAATGAAGAAGTTGAATCTCTCAAAAAAGGAAAATCGAGAAAACAAGCATTAGAATCTGTAAGAGATTATTTCTACAAAGGTCCTGTGTCTGATGCTATCGTAAAATTACATTCAGAAAAAAATGGACTTTTTACAAAGGAAGATTTAGCATCTTACACTGGTGGTTGGGAGAAACCAGTTACCGGGGAATTTGGGGAATATAAAATTTTATCCAACCAAACATGGACACAAGGGCCTGTAGTTCCAATGGTTTTACAGCTGCTAGATGGTATTAACTTGAAAGCGATGGGTCACAACTCGCCAGAATACATTCACACTGTATCGCAGGCGATTGAACTCGTTATATCCGATAGAGAAAAATACTTTGGCGACCCTAAATTTTTAGATGTTCCTTTGGAAGGATTACTTTCGAAAAAGTATGCTAGTGTCAGAAGAATGTTAATTCAAAAGGATGCCTTTGGAATGACTCCTCCTTTTGGTAATCCTTGGATGTTTGATTCCAAAAAAACAACGTCTTCGAATCTACAACCAAATGAAACCAAAGACCAAACTGTGAGTGAAATTAAGTATGGAAAAGATACAACTTATTTGAGTATCATTGATCCAGCAGGAAATGCAGTATCTCTCACTCCAAGTGATTTTCCACAATCACCTATGGTTCCAGGAACGGGATTAACATTGGGTATACGGATGACTCAGTTTCGATTGGATCCAAACCATCCATCTTCTCTTGCACCTGGGAAACGACCACGAATCACTCCGAATCCTGGTATGGTTTTAAAAAAAGGAAAGTTATGGATGAGTTTTGGAACTCCCGGGGGAGATGTACAAAGCCAGGCGATGATCCAATTTTTTTTGAATGTCATTGTTTTTGGAATGGATCCACAAAAAGCAGTGGAGGCACCTAGATTTCGTTCGGTGAACTGGCCTGATAGTTTTTCACCCCATACATACCGACCAGGTGGAATTGAATTAGAAGAGTCTCTTTATAATTCAGTATCGGATTCTCTGAAAGCAAAAGGATATAAGGTTTATAAAAAAGGTCATTTAGATAATGATTTTGGTGCCGTATGTGCTGTGTTAAATGAAGATAAAAGGCTAATCGGTGTTGCTGACCCTAGAGAAGAGTCTTGGGCGGAAGGAAAATAG
- a CDS encoding DUF4349 domain-containing protein, translating into MVFILFAFLLQCGKESNSESTAPVEAEMRSLDMPMEKKVSTSGSRLEDTIEQPSVENQLGEVFVPILNSTERLLEYQIQLSYQTQDLIKTRKDILGFISKYGYVENSSAVNTDSPYINLRIHIKSEKLYEALMELDTYGVLLNEDISTVDHTEGMVWQKIKSNREKIRLVRRSNANNQTLANSKNWQVIEEAVTESENNLDSSEHEIWKIKDRVKWATLNVNFSTPIPADKVQIPTYKNAFVGILNLFLELTYYLIWMIPFVVIAVVLYFPLKKIYVYFKK; encoded by the coding sequence ATGGTCTTCATTCTTTTTGCCTTCCTTTTACAATGTGGCAAAGAATCAAACAGTGAATCTACGGCACCGGTCGAAGCGGAAATGCGTTCGTTGGACATGCCTATGGAAAAAAAAGTGTCGACTTCTGGTTCTCGTCTGGAAGACACCATCGAACAGCCATCAGTCGAAAATCAACTTGGCGAAGTATTTGTGCCCATTTTAAATAGTACAGAGCGATTGCTCGAATACCAAATTCAATTGAGTTATCAAACGCAAGACTTAATTAAAACGAGAAAAGATATCCTTGGTTTTATTTCCAAGTATGGTTATGTTGAAAATAGTTCTGCTGTGAATACAGACTCACCTTACATTAATTTACGAATTCATATAAAATCTGAAAAATTATACGAAGCATTGATGGAATTAGATACGTATGGAGTATTACTTAACGAAGATATATCAACTGTGGATCATACAGAAGGAATGGTTTGGCAAAAGATAAAATCAAACCGAGAAAAAATTCGATTAGTGAGACGATCGAATGCAAACAACCAAACCTTGGCAAATTCCAAAAATTGGCAAGTGATCGAAGAAGCAGTCACTGAGAGCGAAAATAATTTAGATAGTTCGGAACATGAAATTTGGAAAATAAAAGACAGAGTTAAATGGGCAACCTTAAATGTAAATTTTTCCACACCAATTCCTGCTGATAAAGTTCAAATTCCAACTTATAAAAATGCCTTCGTAGGAATTTTGAATTTATTTTTAGAACTAACTTACTATTTGATTTGGATGATTCCTTTTGTGGTAATTGCAGTTGTATTGTATTTTCCATTGAAAAAGATTTATGTTTATTTTAAAAAATAA
- a CDS encoding U32 family peptidase C-terminal domain-containing protein produces MCQMRKIPELLLPAGNLEKLEIAYLYGADAAYCGVPRFSLRARENDFTMEALEKGVALARQLGKKIYFTVNNIPRNSKLPSYPKYLDQMAALKPDALIMADPGLILITKESHPELDIHISVQTNTMNYAAVKFWKKFGATRVILSREVSISEIAEIKNEVPDMEIEVFVHGSICIAHSGRCFMSNYFKKRDANQGSCNNACRDLYKVYVTNPKQNDEPMELITDEEGTFLMNSKDLRAIEFLQELCDAGVDSLKVEGRTKNDYYVGMVARSYRHTLDNIARGEGFDRKWLEELDKVSSRKYFSGFLSRGMEDKIPEEERNFQNNEFGTSLQMSQKYTGFVKEYKPDTKRIVIEVKNKIQKGDLLEVITSTDANPSTFTVDQIFYKQNSVEVISGGMGTVELEVPFAIPSRSFLSKKL; encoded by the coding sequence GTGTGCCAGATGAGAAAAATTCCAGAATTATTACTTCCTGCAGGAAATTTAGAAAAATTAGAAATTGCTTATCTATATGGTGCGGATGCCGCTTACTGCGGAGTTCCTAGGTTCTCTTTAAGAGCACGTGAAAATGATTTTACAATGGAGGCTTTGGAAAAGGGAGTCGCCCTTGCCAGACAACTTGGTAAAAAAATTTATTTTACAGTAAACAACATTCCAAGAAATTCCAAACTTCCTTCTTATCCTAAGTATTTGGATCAAATGGCTGCATTAAAACCAGATGCATTGATTATGGCTGATCCTGGATTGATTTTGATCACAAAAGAATCACATCCCGAACTTGATATTCATATTTCTGTCCAAACGAATACGATGAATTATGCGGCAGTTAAATTTTGGAAAAAATTTGGTGCCACTCGTGTGATTCTTTCTCGTGAAGTATCTATTTCGGAAATTGCTGAAATAAAAAATGAAGTTCCCGATATGGAAATTGAAGTGTTTGTCCATGGATCAATTTGTATTGCTCATAGTGGTCGTTGTTTTATGAGTAATTATTTTAAAAAACGAGATGCAAACCAAGGTTCTTGTAATAATGCATGTCGTGATTTGTACAAAGTGTATGTCACAAATCCCAAACAAAATGATGAACCTATGGAACTCATTACCGATGAAGAGGGAACTTTTTTAATGAATTCCAAAGACCTTCGTGCGATCGAATTTTTACAGGAGCTATGCGATGCTGGCGTTGATTCTTTGAAAGTAGAAGGTCGAACAAAAAATGATTATTATGTAGGAATGGTGGCTCGTAGTTATCGTCATACATTAGATAATATTGCACGAGGCGAAGGTTTTGATCGGAAGTGGTTAGAAGAATTGGATAAAGTTTCTTCACGAAAATATTTTTCTGGTTTTTTAAGCCGTGGGATGGAAGACAAAATTCCTGAAGAGGAAAGGAACTTTCAAAACAATGAATTTGGTACCAGTTTACAAATGAGCCAAAAGTATACAGGATTTGTAAAAGAATATAAACCGGATACGAAACGTATTGTCATTGAAGTAAAAAATAAAATTCAAAAAGGGGATTTGCTGGAAGTCATTACGTCGACAGACGCAAACCCCTCCACTTTCACAGTGGATCAAATTTTTTATAAACAAAATTCAGTAGAAGTGATTAGTGGTGGGATGGGAACTGTGGAGTTGGAAGTTCCTTTTGCCATTCCTTCTAGGTCGTTTTTAAGTAAAAAATTGTAG
- a CDS encoding OmpP1/FadL family transporter, with product MISSRIFISIFILILILEPGLPQTELHAFHGIMQPAFGARQAGMGGAFQAVGGSVMDLESNPSHLARVKRTKWELGSAIHLPSIEYNDEYIDPNPQRSYRNATVEHPRAVLPYLGVIKPVTDNISIGFALYAQGGGGGQFKNIKRNTPDGRTLNETFGINIPIIGDSSKAVEDLNFKFMTMKSTFGAGYKKGNLAIGAGIDLVYGFMELKRTYQDETRSLTIPGGIRYQSDSAYTMGGKIGVSYDLTEKIRVAYSYTTRNFLPMDGTMKVDGYAPERSFGTRVSRYMIWPDKHVAGISYRTDKFIIDFDIKYIPWSESFNTSKFRLEDVWMRTPIGVETNAFQFNLNWKNQTILAVGLEYKWNERFMSRMGYSYGNNVIPASGVSPMLGASIEHHLAMGGSISWNDTSFHLACEYGFPKKTYGGKTSDWTLSHAVLSNKEVHPFQFSYNKQMSVFSIYLGMEQNI from the coding sequence ATGATTTCGAGTCGCATTTTCATATCTATTTTCATTCTAATTCTAATCTTAGAACCGGGCCTGCCACAGACGGAACTCCATGCCTTTCACGGAATCATGCAACCCGCCTTTGGAGCCAGACAAGCGGGAATGGGAGGAGCCTTCCAAGCAGTCGGAGGATCAGTGATGGATTTAGAATCCAATCCTTCTCATTTAGCAAGAGTTAAAAGAACCAAATGGGAGTTAGGTTCCGCAATTCATCTCCCGTCCATCGAATACAATGATGAATACATCGATCCAAATCCCCAACGCTCCTATCGAAATGCAACTGTGGAACATCCGAGGGCAGTCCTTCCTTATCTCGGTGTCATAAAGCCAGTCACCGATAATATCAGCATTGGATTTGCTCTTTATGCGCAAGGAGGTGGTGGTGGACAATTTAAAAATATCAAACGTAATACGCCTGATGGTAGAACTCTGAACGAAACTTTTGGAATTAACATCCCTATCATCGGAGATAGTTCGAAAGCAGTAGAAGATTTAAATTTTAAATTTATGACCATGAAATCTACGTTTGGTGCTGGTTACAAAAAAGGGAACCTCGCAATAGGAGCTGGCATTGATTTAGTTTATGGGTTTATGGAACTAAAAAGAACCTACCAAGACGAAACAAGAAGCCTTACCATTCCTGGTGGAATTCGTTACCAAAGTGATTCTGCATATACAATGGGAGGAAAAATCGGTGTCTCTTATGATCTAACAGAAAAAATACGAGTCGCCTACTCTTATACAACTAGGAACTTTTTGCCAATGGATGGAACCATGAAAGTAGATGGTTATGCACCTGAAAGGTCCTTTGGAACAAGAGTTTCGCGTTATATGATTTGGCCAGACAAACATGTAGCGGGTATCTCTTACCGCACGGATAAGTTTATTATTGATTTTGACATTAAATACATTCCTTGGTCAGAAAGTTTTAATACCAGTAAGTTTCGATTGGAAGATGTTTGGATGAGAACACCGATTGGAGTCGAAACAAATGCTTTTCAATTTAATTTAAATTGGAAAAACCAAACTATATTGGCAGTTGGATTGGAATACAAATGGAATGAACGTTTTATGAGTCGTATGGGTTATAGTTATGGAAACAATGTTATTCCTGCAAGTGGAGTGAGTCCGATGTTAGGAGCGAGTATCGAACACCATCTTGCTATGGGAGGAAGTATTTCTTGGAATGATACTTCGTTTCATCTTGCCTGTGAATATGGATTTCCTAAAAAAACCTATGGTGGAAAAACTTCTGACTGGACTTTATCCCATGCTGTTTTATCTAATAAAGAAGTTCATCCATTTCAATTCTCATATAACAAACAAATGAGTGTATTTAGTATTTACCTGGGAATGGAACAAAATATATAA
- a CDS encoding bacteriohemerythrin, with the protein MVTQWDSKYETNISEIDSQHKKLFRLINNIETVYDENKEHLSGKSKVLVDAVSELEDYTLSHFLIEERVMELNQYPELEAHKKQHDRFTDKILELKNRLTSGNLLSNDEELNQFFGDLLKFLRAWLTNHILQEDMDYKPYIKFNI; encoded by the coding sequence ATGGTCACACAGTGGGATTCGAAATACGAAACGAATATTTCCGAGATTGATTCTCAACATAAAAAGCTCTTTCGATTGATTAATAATATTGAAACAGTTTACGATGAAAACAAAGAACATCTTTCGGGAAAATCCAAGGTTCTTGTGGATGCGGTTTCTGAGTTAGAGGATTATACACTCAGTCATTTTTTGATTGAAGAGCGAGTGATGGAGTTAAACCAATATCCAGAATTAGAAGCTCATAAAAAACAACACGATCGATTCACTGATAAAATTTTAGAATTAAAAAATCGTCTGACTTCCGGGAATCTTCTTTCCAATGATGAGGAACTGAATCAGTTCTTTGGAGATCTTCTAAAGTTTTTACGTGCTTGGCTTACAAATCATATTCTCCAAGAGGATATGGATTATAAACCATATATTAAATTCAATATTTAG
- a CDS encoding fasciclin domain-containing protein has product MNKKIFQITMITIVTCLSLAGASCGKSDDSDAGKGISAVADDKSQQDVLKIAVGSKDHTTLVAAVQAAGLVDSLANQGPFTVFAPTNDAFAKLPAGTVDDLLKPSQKDALKNILEYHVVVGNLTESLLKSEYTGKDDELGMANGGHTKVSVKNGKIMINGATVVASIPAANGIIHVIDSVLLPPAKK; this is encoded by the coding sequence ATGAACAAAAAAATTTTTCAAATCACAATGATCACGATTGTCACCTGTCTCTCGCTAGCCGGTGCTTCATGCGGAAAATCTGATGATTCCGATGCGGGTAAGGGGATTTCTGCAGTCGCAGATGACAAATCACAACAAGATGTTCTAAAAATTGCTGTAGGTTCCAAAGACCATACAACACTAGTCGCTGCTGTCCAAGCTGCCGGCCTCGTGGATTCCCTTGCTAACCAAGGACCGTTCACTGTGTTCGCACCAACAAACGATGCTTTTGCAAAGTTACCAGCAGGAACCGTGGATGATCTTCTAAAACCAAGCCAAAAAGATGCATTAAAAAACATATTAGAGTACCATGTCGTAGTCGGTAACCTAACAGAATCCCTATTGAAATCTGAGTACACTGGTAAGGATGATGAACTCGGTATGGCGAATGGAGGTCACACAAAAGTTTCCGTAAAAAATGGAAAGATAATGATCAATGGAGCAACCGTTGTTGCATCCATTCCCGCAGCAAACGGAATCATTCATGTGATAGACTCGGTGTTATTACCACCTGCAAAGAAATGA
- a CDS encoding c-type cytochrome, with amino-acid sequence MNLSKINGVSFRMKFGILIGLFVSMTIISCGGEKTEETPTSNAGSKGIGPVTSVTIGALDQVMADRGKKQFEAKCSACHKFEEKVVGPALQDVTLRRTPEWIMNMILNPIEMTQKDPIGQELLGEHLTQMTFQNIKEEEAREILEYFRKMDLK; translated from the coding sequence ATGAACCTTTCAAAAATAAACGGAGTGTCTTTCCGAATGAAGTTCGGTATCCTAATCGGACTCTTCGTATCAATGACAATCATATCCTGTGGAGGAGAAAAAACTGAGGAAACACCAACATCTAACGCTGGTTCCAAGGGAATAGGACCGGTAACTTCTGTAACCATCGGTGCTTTAGACCAGGTTATGGCAGATCGTGGTAAAAAACAATTTGAAGCCAAGTGTTCCGCTTGTCACAAATTTGAAGAAAAGGTTGTAGGACCTGCTCTTCAGGATGTAACACTCCGCAGAACTCCAGAGTGGATTATGAATATGATTCTAAATCCAATTGAGATGACTCAAAAAGATCCCATTGGACAAGAGTTACTCGGTGAACACTTAACTCAGATGACATTTCAAAATATAAAGGAAGAAGAAGCGCGAGAGATCCTCGAGTACTTCCGTAAGATGGATTTAAAATAG